The Desulfococcus multivorans DNA window GGCAAGGGCACGTATCGGTCTTTGGATCCTTTGCCTCGGTGAATATGAATCATCATGCGTTTTCCATCAATGTCGGATACTTGCAGGTAAAGAGCCTCCTTGAGCCGAAGCCCGCAGGTGTAAACGGTGACCAGGAATGTGTAGTTGTGGAACGTACGGACACGGCTCAGGATCTTCCGAACCTCGTCAGGGCTGAGCACGCTCGGAAGGCGGTTTTCTTTTTGTGCCTTGAGGTATTCAAACAGCGGCCATTTTCGCTGAAGCACATTGATGAAGAAAAACTTCAGGGCACAGAAGCAGATTTTCATGGTTGACGGCGCCCAATTGGCCTCGTTTCGGAGGTGCAGGAAATATTTTTTTAACTCGTCCTCTGTTATTTTTTGGGGCTCTTTGTTGTAAAATTCAATGAGCTTGCGTACAGCTCGGGCATAGGTCTGCTGGGTGCTTTCGCTCATGCCGGCCAATTGAAAGGCCTTGATGGCTTCGTCATACCAAGGGGTCTGAAGTGTTTTGGGTTTTGTCATGATACCTCTCCTTTGTTTGAGGTTGATAAGGTTCCCTAAGGAGAGGTATCATATCTATTTTATTGAAGCATGTTGGCGGGATGGAGACGGAGTGGGTGATATCAAAAGCTCAACGACGTCAACTGCTACTGCCGCGGAGCGGCTTCCTTGAACTTGCGCGTTACAGCGCCATGATGCCTGAATGAGACATGTTAACAGGTGTTAAGCTTTGATTTCGACAGAAACGAGGTGAATTAATATGGGCCGAGGGTTGTCACCGCTTCAACAGCGGATTCTCGATCTTGCCGACCAAGCCGACAGCGGCACCGTCTACGCCTTCGAGGTCCTGGTGGACGTCTACGGGTTTCCCCTTGCCAGGAGGGGGCGCTTCGCCGGCACCCACTTCAACCGCCGGGAGATCGGGCGCCGGTATTTCTCCGGCACCGTGGCGGTGTCGAGGGCCTTCAATCGCCTGGCTAATAGGGGCCTTGCCGAACGTATCATCGGCGGCATCAGGGTTCATCAGGACGGCGAAAACCGACATAACTGACACATAAAAAGGGAAGAAAAAGAGCTGGTATAGGTTGGTTTCCACATCGATACGCGCGTAGGGGCCTGCTTTGAGATTTTAGAAAATCTCCGGAGATGCCCTGGCAGTGAATTCGGACCTCCTATACCCCTTTTTTCGGATCGACAATGGGTTCCTGATATGGGCCACTACGCCCGCGTTCCCGTGTCAGAGAACTGAGGATCAGAGGTCTACTGGTTAATTTCTGGGGTCCATAAAAAGGCTGAACCAGGGAGGGGCGTCTACATCCTTAGTGAATCAACAATATAGACCGATTGAGGACATGGGGTCAAAAAAATATCCCCAAAATAGGCATTTGTACCTATATACAAGCCGGGGCAGTTTATGTGTTAATGAACATTAACTTATAATCGAAAGGAAATTGCTCATGTCAAAAATCGCTATTTTCGTTGTTGCCGTATTGGTCTTCGTTGTAACCGCGTTCTTCGTTGGCGACTCTATCGCTTATCGTGACCCAGGCCAGTGCATTGCCGACTGCGCTGCGGAACAAGGAATGTGTATCGGCGGTTGCCAAGGGGACATGAACTGTATTTCAAGGTGTCAATCTGCACATGGCCGATGCGTATCCCGGTGCTGGTGATCACCGCCCAATATCGAGAGCAACTATGAACGTATCTATACCGTCAAGAGATGGGCCTCCATTCACATTCTCAATCCGGGACGTCAAATAATACCTGTCGGTGTTCCGGTCAATCTCAAGCAGCCGTGAGTGGGACTATTTGTTCTCGGTCGTTATAATTGAAGGCCTCCACCTCGCATCATCCTGCCTGCAGCGCTCTCGCTCGGTCCATGAGTACAGTCAGCCTTCCGATGGTTTCACTGATCGCGGCGACCCCGCTTCAGGAGCTCCGGAGTGATGGTATAGGGCGGTTGATAGTTCATGTTGCCTCTCTGGCTGCTTGAAATGGCGCGATCCGTGCCGCGGTACTATTCGGATTGTCACAGCTCTATCACAGCTCGCTGTCGTAAAGTTGTCGCAGAAGTGGTCCAGTTCAAAACGATGCCAAGCAGACTGCGCCCGCTCGACGCGGATGATTGCGATGGTCATGCGGTTGGTGATGGTGAATTTCAGTAATTCCCTTCCGCTGTGACTGTTTTCCTGTAGTCACAAAGCTGAGGATCGCGCGGCAAGGCAAAGGTACGTTCATCGCCGCCTCACTCTGCCGTCAACAGCGTTGCCAGCCTGCCCAGCGCCTCGGATACGATCCGGCCCTGCTGCTCGATACTGCCGATGATCTGCTGCGGGGTGCGGTCATCCACCTTGGTGACGGCGTTGGGGTTGACCGCTTTCAGGTCAAACACGGCGGCGTCGATATCGGCTGCCTTGGTCTCTATATCTTTAGCGGCCTTTTCCTTTTCGCGGATCTGCCCGTCCACCGCGTTCAGCGCTTCTTTATCGGCTTTCTCTTTCTTCAACCGTTTGAGCTGTTCCTTCAGGTCAAC harbors:
- a CDS encoding site-specific integrase codes for the protein MTKPKTLQTPWYDEAIKAFQLAGMSESTQQTYARAVRKLIEFYNKEPQKITEDELKKYFLHLRNEANWAPSTMKICFCALKFFFINVLQRKWPLFEYLKAQKENRLPSVLSPDEVRKILSRVRTFHNYTFLVTVYTCGLRLKEALYLQVSDIDGKRMMIHIHRGKGSKDRYVPLPEETYHLLRRYWLVHRNPVLIFPALGRSGKSASTSETPMSIDSVQGAFRAAREQAGIIKRHVSIHTLRHSYATYLLEQGVNIRVIQRYLGHARLETTMVYLHLTQKGQEDAYQIINQSMRGFENGRHSKHLSRACAGIS